TGCTAAAAGTACTCCCTGCAAAATATATCCCGTGACCTCATCAAGCTGTCGGCCTTCATCATGGGTCCCTTTGGCAGTGCGTCAGTGAGACTGCAATAGTGGGTGTAAGCACCTATTGGCTGAGCAGATTTGAAGACACTCTCCTCTTCCATTCATTATAACATCAGTGTTATTAGGGATTACTTCTGCTTCATTGCCGAATGACTCTGTCATACTGTTGTGATCCCTGCCACCCTCCCTCCTTCTGGTGCAAAGCCTGGCTCTCGCCTCGCACTCTCAGCTGTCCATCCAAAGACGTGGATCCGTTGCTGTGGGGTAACGATGACAAATTGAAGCCTTACACAACGGGGGACCATGTGTTTGTGGTGACTGAgctaaattatcatcatcatcacctccatttatttatatagcgccactgattccgcagcgctgtacagagaactcactaaattcagtccctgccccattggagcttacagtttaaattccttaacatacacacagactaaggtcaatttgatagcagccagtaaacctaccagtatgtattttggagtgtgggaggaaaccggagcacctggaggaaacccacacaaacacggggagaacatacaaactccacacagataaggccatggtcgggaattgaactcatgacccagtgctgtgaggcagaagtgctgaccacaaAGCCACCATGCTGAATAAAGTGTTTTAACCGTAAATCTCTCCCCTAGAGCATGCGTACTGTATCCTACATGTAAAGGTAGGTCGCTTCTGGGCAGGAAAAGATAAGCAGCTGTAAAGTTGGCCATTATTAAAATAGGTGGGAATGGCTGGATGTTGCTTAAAATCGGCACCCCGACCGTAAGGGTTCTTCAGTATGGACATATGTCGGTTTGATGTCTTTTTACTTTTgggttatctttttttttttattatttttttttttttacactgattaCCCTGCCACATGATGTGACTTGGCTGCCTTATTCTTTGCTGACACAGCTTGTTCTTCCCGACTACAGGAGGGCCGATCAGAGTGCAGCTGCCAAACATCCTGACGCTGGAAGAAGTGATGCGCAAGAACCCTTACGTGACCAAAGGAGGCCGTTACAGGCCGCCTGACTGCGAGTCCACCCACAAGACGGCCGTCATCATCCCTCATCGCAACAGGGAGCAGCACCTTAAATATCTGTTATATTACTTACATCCGTTCCTGCAGAGGCAACAGCTGAACTATGGGATATACATCATCCATCAGGTAAGCCTGAATCAACCTTGGTCTCCCTAAGCATACTGCAAAGGATTCTGGGACTAACACCTGGGCAgacatataaatacatggctcATCAGTAATACAAGGTGTTTGTCTATACTCTACATATGGCCACTCATTTGTGGCATTGTCTACCATTATACCATCAGTTATTGCCATTGCATATAGCGGAAATTGGGGTACAGCGATTACTTGCATCACATGTTTTGACCTGGATATATTGGTTTCTATATTTGCATTGCGTTCTTCCTATACTGCATTACTTCCCAGCAATTGCACAATCACCTGCTGATTGATTTGTTCTCAATATTATGAAACCCATTTTTCTACAAAGAATACCTTTTTAAAACCCAAAACGTTGCTTTTCAATCACTGCTTTATTTGCAAATCTCTCTTGTCTGATAAAGCGATAGTGGCATCAAAAATGCCTATTTATTTACTTGCAGATATTCTACACCTACATTTACATGCTATTATTTGAAGTAGCAATACCCATTAATTCACAAAATGATTGGATAGTAGCATATGATCTGTTTGTTAAAGAATCGATAAGTATTGGCGACAATAGATCCAGCACAATTAAATGTTCATGGTGAAATCCATCCATAAACCAGTCAGATTAAGCGGAAAACTTTCATCCTAAATGATTTGTTCCCAAAACTGATTGATGCTATATTATAATCACGCGATGATGCTAATTGTCCTACTACTACCTCCCTACAAAGCGTATGCATTTAAAGTATTAAAATTGGAATATGTGAAGAAATATCTCATTTATTCTGATATGATTTAAAACAATCAGATTGGTACATGCGTGCTTCAATTCTAAGGCAGACCCGTGGAGCGAATGAAGTCCCGATTGCTGTGTAGGAACTTTGTAAAGAATCCGCTGCTCTATACAAACAATGATTGCAAggaactattttttttgtttttttaatagaatCGTAATTACAGGCTCTACAACCCTATAATTAAACGCATGACTTAACTGCTGTTATAAAAAAGATTATCTCAGCCGAAACTCTGATGACCTTTAAAGATTGTTCTCTCCACACAGTAGAGATTTCTACCAAAGAAGTATTTTGCAATTTTATTAGGATCATGCATGTCTGATATATTGCATTTAGATATTGTGCGTACATGTTCTATGTAAATACAGCGGTCAAAATGGGCTGGTATGTGATGGTATGCCACAATGGCACTCCCCCCATCCACTGGTTTCATTGGACAGCACCTTAGTGGGTTTAagggtatgggggggggggaagatgtGGGGCAATAACCAGACGCAGGTGGAGGGGTGACGAGATGCAGACAGGAATAGGGGTCATTTAGTTGCATTTTCTATACCCCGACTTCTGCACCGTCACTCCAACCACTGTCTATATAATCTCCGATGTTTAGCAGATGAATCTTGCATGTTAGGGTTTATGGCTCTTTTGTTAAAGGGaactgataaaaaatatataatgaccCTCACATGCTGGCGGACAAAGCCTCTCGTAACCTCAATTCCCCCGTGATAAGCACCTGCTTTCTGCGAGCTCACTTCCATATAAAGCAGTTTATGGTACAACATAAACTTTAGCTTAATCGCATGGCttctgtatatatttctttttagcCGTTCCCTGTTTGATAGCTATGAACTCTGTTACCTTTATCATGGGATGCCTGCTGTGTCACGGTGGTTTGTGCAGAAATCTCATTGCTGCATCCCCTGTAAGTTTGCTTTGAGGCTGTCTTCCACATTGTGGAACGCTGCATAAGGGGATTATCAGTGATAAGACCATCTCGTTACACTTGTTTCAAGCACTGGATGGATTTCATAGTGTCGGTGTGTTGTGACTAGGTGTGAAGTTACCATAAGTCTTACTAGCCAACTGCCTGAGGGAGCATCAAAATGCGTGGGGTatcttttatacttttatttattttttgccttcCTACTTGGTGTTTATCAACCACCTATTTTGCTTAGTACTAATTGATGATGGTCTATTTAATAGGGGACCATGAGCATGTGGGCTGCACAATTATTTACTAATAATTCATATGGCAACAATCTCTGAATGTGGCTTTTGTACAGACACTGAGATTCCCGTAGAAATCATTGATCCTCTGGGATTATATCAGTTCAGGCTGCATCCATCAGATGTAGTGGGAGGGACCTGAGCTAGAAAAGTACTTTTTACTTGCTCCTCTTCTCTAAAGAGGCTTTAAGACTAAAGCAATCATTGCGAAATGCGTTGTTCTATAAAGGTGAATGAGACGTTCAAAACCGACTACCGGAAAGAGGGACGTGACCTCCCCCCAGAAAGTGATCATGGTTTAGTCAGGTCAGGGGGTCACCTAAACTGTCCCAGTTTTGAAATAAGTTGTCTTGGCAGATATGAGGTTAATGTGATGTATGGGTAGGTTTATGTAGGTAGTATAGTTACATGCACACAGACATAGTtgctttgaaaaaacaaaaacaaaggccCACTTGTAGTACACAGGAAAATATTACACAGATCTTCATGTATCGCTGAGCTCAAACGATCAACAGTTTCTGTCTCTTGAATTctgttctattattattattattaatatttatttataaggcgccacaaggcatccgcagcgccgtacagagacaaacaaaatcacaatacaatgggagacagcacagtacagtaaacacagcaactcagtacctAAGTACTGAGTACTAAGTTCTAAGTACCTCTTTCTGCTTCCTGACCTCCTCGTCTTGAATACATTTGTCTGAAGTGATTTCATATATGTGTGGTAAAAACAGTAGGTGTCATTGCTGTCTATAGCTCTTCTGTAGATACATGTCAgaggatagaggaagagagatCCCCTGCTAAGAACTGACACTTGCGGTCGGCTTAGCTGTTTGGACTCTAGTCCTTTGTTGTTGGGTCTACAGCGGACAAACGCCAAAAAAGAGATCCCGCGCTGGGCTTGCACCTGTCTCAATATACACAGTGCAGCTGTTATACACAGGGGTGCATTGCTAATCCCCACTATGAGAACGCTAAAGAAACAAACGGCAACAGCGCAAGACTGTAGTCGGCGAGAGGatgatttataaaaataatttctatCAATAAACCAGGGCACAATATAAACTGCAATCACTCCAAAATTGtattcaatacattttaataatacattaaaatacatatCTAAAACCATATATCGCCAGaccagagataaaaaaaattcttatttgGCTCAAAAGTTATATCTTTAGTGTTACTCTCAGATGGATAGAACCATCCAAACACACATGAGAAAAAAGAGAAATCACTGTCAATAGATATAAGGGAGTTTTACTCCCACTTCTCTCTTAAGGATAATTAATTCTTCACACGGATGCAACAGCACTTGTTTAGATAAATGTTATCCGGATTAGCGAGCCCACTGTCTTCCAGATATAATATATGCGGGAGGATGAGACCATATACACTAACAAACACCTTAATATTCCCTTAATAACTTTGAGCCAAATAAGGATTTTTTTTCATCTATGGGCTGGTGATATATGGTTTAGATATGCATTTTAtggattattaaaatgtattgaataCAGTTTTGGAGTGATTGCAGTTTATATTGTGCCCTGGTTTATtgatagaaatattttttataaatcatCCTCTCACTGACTACACTCTTGCGCTGTTTCTGTTGGTTTCTACAGCGGACAAAAGACTTTTATGAAAACTTTTATGAAAACTAATTGCAGTGTTCTGTCTTCGTTTACTAAAccattttgcagtgttttgtggaTTCTGTGAGCACACCTTGTTCTGTACTTGCAGAAGCTACTGAGAAAGCtacaatttgtatttatttaacaaCACCAGCTCCCATACAACAttttggtatttaaaaaataaagcctTGGAGCTTATTATCACTGTAAGATTATATCTCGCCATACTTGTTCATAAATCTGTCACACTATTATTTTATCATCTGCTTAAATTTAACAATATTTCTTATATGTAATAAGCAAAGATAGGTGTCTATTTCATGGAGTTGCATCttactttatatttaataaaacctTTAAGGTAAACACttaacacaaatatataaaatctaGCTTATCACAGCACTATAGGCTGTACAATTCCTTCAAGTTCCTTTATTATACAAACAGGAGCAGCAGACATCCATGCATTCAAAACGTGTCctacaccaacgcgtttcgccatAGGGCTTAATCAGGAGTGGTGTGCGTATATTAAGGACTACTGACCTATATTTAAAAGCAAATTAATAATTGAAACACATTTTTCGTGTAATATAGATGTTTAAAGaaactcaaatatatatacaaaaaaaaagttagccAAAAAGATTGCAAGTCTTACCCATTGGTTATTGTACTTCACTATGTCTTTAGGGATGTAGCTTATGTATATCTCTCTTTCCAGGCAGGGAATTTCACTTTCAATCGTGCTAAATTGCTGAACGTAGGCTTCAAAGAAGCCATGAAGGATGAGGACTGGAACTGCATGTTCTTCCACGACGTGGATCTCATCCCCGAAGATGATCGCAACTTATACACCTGCGACAAGTTTCCCAAGCATGCGTCTATCGCCATGGACAAGTTTGGATACAAGTAGGTAGTTTGTCTTTCAGCTCGGGCCTAAAATGTTTGTGTGGTCCTTCAGAGACAATCGATAAGTCCTTTGGTCTTTGTAAGCGGGACAGAATGGTCTTATTGAAAGTGGGCGGGCTTTACAGATTTGTGTGGCGTCTACCTGCGACCACCAGACAATCACCGCGTGAACGTTGCTCCACCAAGTTGTAGGGGAGTTTCCTCTGTCACCACCTGCGGGTTAGCCCTCCTTATACATATGCCACAGGTATACAACGGGTGTAGTGCAGGATCCTAAGGAATAATGAGGTTTATTACTCTGTCGGCCACATACAGACACAACTTCATAGGTATCTAAATAAGTGGCCAGGAGGAATGGTCACCTGCCAGACTACCTTTTATAATTAgacataatatattttactagaagtttagaaaaaaaaaaaacattgcaaaaagGAAATATCAACACAAATATATAATCTTGTTACTGGGAACCGGAATAACATTGTATTTTGTCCTTGTACTCTCAGATCAGTAATGAAAGTGTTTCAGTGGTTTAACATTTTGCAGAATGGTAACAGGAGATATAGATGGAGGTGACTGCAGCAGAATATCCATTtataagcacggtggctcagtgattagcacttctgcctcacaccactggggtcatgtgttcgattcccagccatggctttatctgtgtggagtttgtatgttctctgcgtgtttgcgtgggttttcctcccacactccagaaacatactggtaggttaattggctgctatcaaattgaccctagtctgtgtctgtctgtgtgtgtgtgtgtttgggaatttagactgtaagctctattgggtcagggactgatgtgagtgagtctctgtacagcgctgcagaattagtggcgctatataaatggatgaTGATAAATTACCTGCTTCCTCTTACTGGATGATTAGTATAAATTGCCATGATGCAAAGTGACTGTACTATAATCTTCTCCTGATATCTGCTTTCACTAACATAAGTTAGTTAGTGAGAGTTATATTGTGTTCAATGATTTGCTTTACAGTTGTGTAACTGCTGTTATCTCGCCTCATATCTCGGTGTAATCTTCTGGGATAATCAGCGGGTGTTTTATGGATGGTGGAACCTGTATAACCGGGCGGCAACACCACCATAAAGTATAGAATAGATGTAAACAAGACAAGTTCTTTGTTCATTTGTAACAAAGGACTTTTCCAAAATAACTGGGACCACTAGCGTAAATACCCGAATTCCTGTGGTGTCTCACAAATCCACTACAATTAATAACCTTTAAAGTTTTCTGCTTTTCAGTATTAGGCCAAGTTTAGTCTGTACCTCTCTGTGgggctttttctttctttcttttttttattatttttttttgtcgcATATCAAATTTACCAAACTCAAAaattggtggtttttttttttttttatttatgaaactTAACGCAACTAataatcatcagttatttatatagcgccactaattccgcagcgctgtacagagaactcattcacatcattccctgcccccattggagctcacagtctaaatcccctagcatagtgacacacagagagactaaggttaattttgatagcagccaattaacctacaagtatgtttatggagtgtgggaggaaaccggagcacccggaggaaacccacgcagacacggagaagtgctaaccactaatgtaGTTTACTAAATTACCCTAAATGCAATCAGCTGTCCCAAGTATAGAAATACTAGCATTTGATCATTATTAATGGTGATCTAAGAACGAGGGGGACTCGTAGGGTCTTCCATGCTGTCAAAAATTAATAAGGACAATAAAACCGTCTCGAGAGAGGTACACTTTTAAATATTCAAGTTCTTGTACAGATTTGTTCATAATTTAGTTGTTCTGTCTGGCATCACATATGGGCTTGCTTTATAGAGGCTACTTTGTCTGTTCTTGCGGAGCTAAGCAgcctgtgggactacaagtcccagcatgttcccTCGGACAGCCGCAGGTTGCCTGTGCCTGAGCGAATGTGTATCGAGCTGGAAAGCGGATACTTATAAAGCCAATCCAGACTTATTGCTTGACGCTTCCACTTTTTCCCCACTGTTACAGGTTGCCTTACAAGTCCTACTTCGGAGGGGTCTCTGCCCTCACCCCAGAGCAGTACATGAAGATGAACGGCTTTCCCAATAATTACTGGGGATGGGGTGGCGAGGATGATGACATTGCAGTCAGGTGAGGCGAACATGAGTCAGCGTGTGACTGTCCGCATCATACTAGGTTTCACAACGCTACTTCTACTGCTTAAGCAAGACCTGGAATTTGAACTCTGATTTATGTTAAATGTTTGTTTATGTTGGGGTTTAAATGTCAGCTCAAcctttttattatgctttttttaCTAGCATTCTTTGTAGTTTATACAACTCTCTGGCTACGCCCGCCTTTCAAGCTTAATTCCTCCTTAGTCACTCGCCCATTGTCTCCGAAACTGGAAGGTCCACAGTGGAATGTTTGAGGGTGAATTTTGAAAGATGTTTATTTTAGGTtacgaataaaaaaaaatagtgttgaaATTGTAATGCAAATGGAGTTAAACCTTATGATCCGAGCGTTCGGGCTGATCGCCAGATGATCGGTGGCTAATTTGATAGCGTTGCGCAGATTCGGGAAGTAAAAGGATGGTGAGCTGCCCTTTGTGTGTCTATCAGATCCCTGGCCAAAGAGATTGGGATCTGGAAGAAAGATCGTCGTTGGTTATTCAGGAATATTACAGGGCACAATGGGACGCACGGGAAAATGACCaaagattttagtaaaaactctgACACAATGTGTTTCTGTGGACTATTCCGAGTCACctggcggctaattgaatctgccccctatTGACTTGTGGTGATTAAGGAAAAATTGCACATTATTCGTGATCAACTGTTTTCTCTCGCGTTCTCGTTTTACAAGCATGATGTTTCATTTACTTATTGTTGGGTTTATTTAATACTTTCTTTTTCTACTACCCCAAAGAGTTGCGCTCAGTGGCATGTTGATATCTCGACCCGCGGTCCAACATGGGAGGTATAAAATGATAAAGCATGGGCACGACAAAGGCAACGAACAGAACCCAAAACGGTAAGACCGTCAGCTAAGCCAGAACAgtctttgttttcctttttttcctttttttttgttttgctttttatttgttttgctttttttttttgttttgctttgttataGAGCTCATCTTACCCCTGAtgatactacccacactaatccactctcacaactgtcccaatctccactctgagccacacgtgctcctcttgtttcagctgtgccctctctggatcctatgtccctgttttatgtatgtcctgttttccctactctgcgtactgcggagcactgtggcaccttacaaatctacaataataataataatgtggaatTGGGACTTACTTTATTAAACCACATCTTAGGTGCGTAATAAAGAGAGAATTTTTTTTCCTGCCAATTGTCTGACAAACTGGAAAGGACATTGTTCAACTGATGGAAGCAGGAAAGCAGGTTATAACTTTCAAAATTTCTTTCCCCTTTTGTTAAGTTTCTGTGAAtggttgtggttttgtttttttatttaactattttataGTTATTACTCTGTATTTGTAATTAGGCTATTTGTACTTTACTGTTACTGTAGCGATACCCTATAGTACCACTCATGTTGCATTAGTCCGTTCTGTTTAAGTAATACGAACTGCAAAGTTGAAAACATGGAGTAACCCCATTTAGTTTTAGTAAATTGTACTCGGTATAAGTTTCAGGATAGGTCATGCCACCCAGTGAATATCTTGTGCTACGTATGAATGTAATGACCTCTGTGTTTCCGGGTCTAAATGAGTAACTTACAACAGAGAGCAGAGAGAGGATGTTGCTGCTTAGTGAGCAGGCGCTGGTTGGGACCAGTGTAGAAGGGGGTGGAGACCGGTGTAGAAGGGGGTGCAGACATGGGAGAGCATGGTCCGGAGGCAGGAAGCTGGTCACACTTGAATGGTGACGGTGAGGTTAGTTCTGGCCTGACAATTTAGTAAGGGTTTTAGCTGTTAGCAACTGGAAAGGCTCTCTTGTCAGATAAGACAGGAAAATGAGGCTACAGTGAGCACAGGCTccccaaaactggacagttaaaGATTAGAAAAAAGCGTTGCCTGGTCAGACGAATCTGTTTCTGCTGCGACATGCATATGTAGGGTGGTGAAAAATAACATGAATGCATGGATCCATCCTTCCTTGGtgatggtgtaatggtgtggggaatgtatTCTTGCCGCACTTTAGGCAcctttaataccaattgagcattttTCAAATGCCAGAGCCTAcatgagtattgttgctgaccgtGTGCATCGCTTtctggccacagtctacccatcttctaatggctccttccagcaggataatgccatgtcacaaagcacacgtcatctcatGCTGGCACAACGAACATGACAATTAGTTCAGTGTACACCAACGACCATATGTGCAATACTTTTGTATATTTTCCAAGTTTGTCAAATGATCTCACTACATCATGGACAGACAAGTACATATTAACCCAAAAAAATATTGATTGATTTCCACATGCGCACGTTCTGTTTCTTGTACAGAATGTCCTTGTGGTGTTGATTACGCAATATTCTTGATTGCACAATACTGTGTGGGTGTCCTGGTCTTTCTTGTAAGATTAGTTTAGTTGTAATAGCTCTTTTAAGAAGTGCCACTAATCGGCTAATGACAGACCACAACCGAGCTAACGTGATAGTTAGATGTttgatttgtttttctgtcttgtatgttctttttttttttcattatgtttTGTTAGAACGATCATAAATCCTTAAAAAGaccgaaataaaaaaaaataatgcaaaataatgcaaGAATACAAAAACAAATAGTGTAGCCTATGCTGCATTTTCTAGACCCCAGCCCCTCTAAAGTGCCCCCAACAGGCCTTGGTTTCTTTAATCAAATAATTCTGACTCTTCTAACATAGTGAAATCCTTAAAATATGACCCGTAGTTGAGATGGTAATTCTATGTAAATCCCCAGCTCAGTCGGTGAATGTCAGGATTTCGGTAGCAGACATATGGTCAATTCAATTCTGGTGGTTGACCAGTGATGTATACTAGTATATCCTGAGAGAACATGGTATTTGTCCAAGTACCGTGTGTTTCGTTTAATGGATTAAACTTGCTGTCTGAAGCATTTTGTCCGACTCCTGCTTGTCGGAACCTTTTAATGTTATAAAACCTCCTTCATGCGCAGAATCGTTCTATCACCATTTGGTGTCAGCGGGTTTTTTGCCACTCTTCCCAAATTATTTCTTTCTACCCGCATCAACCAGATGCCATGGTTTATCATTTGAGAACATTGGGTTCATtatggattcattaaggaaagttgagcaaaaaatttagtaagttttcttactcaagtgttctggaccaaaccatgttgcaatgcaaggggtgcaaattattttttttatttcgcaCATAagaaaatactgacagttttttcatgtagcgcacacaaacttgatagcttatttgtacactgaaatttaaagttaataggacatgccctgccctaaatataaatatgccatcgcattttaaattcacctccccctccagtacaatatggttttgccttacttacttttgcttaactttccttaatgaatcgggcccattgcaTCCATACCTGTCATGTACACATTGGCTAATTAAGCATAATCTAAGCTTGCACGATTCTTCACTTATAATAACTTGTTAATAACTGTGGATAAAAGATAGATGTTGAGTCCATTAGAGATCCGCTTGGATGGGCCTAGCACAAGGTGATTTGTAGTATTGTGCGTAGCAAAAACTGAGGAACACAAACCATGTGGTAATCATGGAACAATGTAATTTGTTGCTATAGCTCTTATCCTACACAGATGAGCTCTAAAAGGCAAAACAGGCTGTCTGTAGTGCCACAGTGTCATGTATGGAACACAGCATTGTCTTGGCTAGTCGCTATGTCTGTGTCCTTGATTAACCCTGCAGCGTTAGTGCTTAGAGAAGGAATTCCACAATTATTGGCTGGGTAACAAAGCTCATTACATCGCCTGCTCCCCGCAGTGAGCTGCCTCTAGCTCATAACACGTTATGCTGCACTCTCCAGGTAGACCATTGTGTAGATTGATTTATAAATCCATATATGCGGTCAGGTTAGTttgcatgtacatatatatacaccttgCCGTGTGCGGGAATAAAACTTGTAGCCTTATTGTAGACAAAACTGTGCCATAAATGTCGTCAATGCTGGGGAGGGAGGAGCGAAAGTTCATGAATAGGAAGTGTGAGTTTAATAGGAGTTGTGCAGCCCCTATTTTAAACTAGGTTATTAGAGGCCACCAAGGAATTTGGTGATCAAATAAAATCAGTCAGGCCATGTACAGATCTGGGAATATATACCGTTTACTCTGGCAGCAGAGGGTATATTATTCCTTTCTATAATGCAGAGTTTGGTTGTGACCCTCATACGTAAGTGTGTCCTCTATACTGGTCATGTAACGTTCTGTCACTGTGAGGTATCTCACGTCTGTTCGTGTCACTTGTGTTTGTTTGCGGAAGTAATATAGATTTACACCTCATACAAGCAACTTTCTTTGTTTCAAATGATAAAAACTATCGGATATCTGGAGTTCCGTCAGATGTAAGTATAGTTATGGAATGTTGGGGAGTAGGTTATTCCTACAGGAGATCAGTTAACAGTAAATAAAGTGCAGACTATTCCCATGATGACTGTAGTTATCTATTTACAAAGAAGTTATCAGCATAAGCAGAATGACATACAGAGTATTTATCGAATAGGTAACTAGAGACTTTACACAGTTGGTCTATCTCCTAGTTGAAGGAGAACTGTGTCCATCGGCAGGTAGTATATGTACATTAATATGTAGGTTGGCATTTATAGGACCGTGCAGCTCTAAAGC
Above is a genomic segment from Mixophyes fleayi isolate aMixFle1 chromosome 11, aMixFle1.hap1, whole genome shotgun sequence containing:
- the LOC142107835 gene encoding beta-1,4-galactosyltransferase 3-like, with amino-acid sequence MAIAKGRYLLIFLCVQLVVMALLYREGYRKRVAYFFGIFYKNEPQSAVLLNPQNLSLPGDVYANLSMIAKPAVKEELLPYCPETSPFIGGPIRVQLPNILTLEEVMRKNPYVTKGGRYRPPDCESTHKTAVIIPHRNREQHLKYLLYYLHPFLQRQQLNYGIYIIHQAGNFTFNRAKLLNVGFKEAMKDEDWNCMFFHDVDLIPEDDRNLYTCDKFPKHASIAMDKFGYKLPYKSYFGGVSALTPEQYMKMNGFPNNYWGWGGEDDDIAVRVALSGMLISRPAVQHGRYKMIKHGHDKGNEQNPKRFNLLAKTRRTWKQDGMNSLRYNLFSRELMPLYTNITVDIGSEKGFKPLT